A window of the Dictyostelium discoideum AX4 chromosome 4 chromosome, whole genome shotgun sequence genome harbors these coding sequences:
- a CDS encoding BTB/POZ domain-containing protein has protein sequence MSSEDEETSTILQEEEIDNNNNSNNNNNNNNNNNTNKNYINNNIPIQSIKGRSGIHRSLSTLSDDSYHHHHQKQLNSSNNQFFLNKNFEINNNINNHDDNINNINNNIINNNNSNNNTTTTTTTTTTTTTTNSIERNSATIAKEQLQNQLLSSITPKTSIRKKSTSSVAPVALTKDYLSQFSEDEASEFTTKGAPIKPYKLTRKMSNLSNSSAALSIVSFSQLDVHDSDLLLSNFNKLSVEQQEQIRASSPNKQQQQQQQQQQQQQQQQQQQQQQQQQQQQQQQQQGAEHLQLQQQIKQLQEQLQLQQQLLQKQQLQIQQQLLQKPNDTIIPPLPTTTTTTTTNENSYGDEKFIIKERRTTSILNNINNFDSTEVSSASDSDTDQPINTPSPQQQQLQQKQQPSSSTFPQDNEKQQDANDNKSKPLNNNSNNNNNNNIFINGHYVDKTIPINFNVGGTLFATSLRTISLYPRSLLFKIVELQIELILKDEVIFIDRSPVYFGVILDFIRSGTYNVTPNISTKGILQESEFFRMDQLSTLIRDEPELTRTEVVNIINSCYDFPRFRGMWLCKINFSGLELSCALFEYSNLTGCLFNSSFITKANYQGCKLDCSSFKYSKADSANFSKSLITNSNFSNVIGSEITCIGGNFTNSKLSNSTLSCSDFTSSTFKGALIDGVDFTNCNLTDCDFRGCVFSSTTNFSGSILKGCLFDENSLSIATNKKSWKKPKSVRLRNKISIPHV, from the coding sequence aTGTCATCCGAAGACGAAGAAACATCAACTATTCttcaagaagaagaaattgataataataataatagtaataataataacaataataataataacaataatactaataaaaactatatcaataataatattccaaTTCAATCTATTAAAGGTAGATCGGGTATACATAGAAGTTTGTCAACATTAAGCGATGATTcatatcaccatcatcaccaaaaacaattaaattctagcaacaaccaattttttttaaataaaaattttgaaattaataataatattaacaacCACGAcgataatatcaataatatcaataacaatattattaataataacaatagtaataataatactacaacgacaacaactacaacaactacaacaacaacgacaaATTCAATAGAAAGAAATAGTGCAACAATAGCAAAagaacaattacaaaatcaattattaagtTCTATTACACCAAAAACATCAATTAGAAAGAAATCTACATCATCGGTTGCACCAGTTGCATTGACAAAGGATTATTTATCACAATTTAGTGAAGACGAAGCATCTGAATTTACAACTAAAGGTGCACCAATTAAACCATACAAATTAACAAGGAAAATGTCAAATCTTAGTAATAGTAGTGCTGCTTTAAGTATTGTTTCATTTAGTCAATTAGATGTTCACGATTCtgatttattattgtcaaattttaataaactcTCTGtagaacaacaagaacaaattCGTGCATCATCACCTAAtaagcaacaacaacaacaacaacaacaacaacaacaacaacaacaacaacaacaacaacaacaacaacaacaacaacaacaacaacaacaacaacaacaacaaggtGCAGAACATTTACAATTgcaacaacaaattaaacaattacaagAGCAATtgcaattacaacaacaattattacaaaaacaacaactacaaatacaacaacaattattgcAAAAACCAAATGATACTATtataccaccactaccaacaacaacaacaacaacaacaacaaatgaaaatagttatggtgatgaaaaattcattattaaagaaagaagaacaacttcaattttaaataatataaataatttcgaTTCAACTGAAGTTTCATCTGCATCTGATTCTGATACTGATCAACCAATTAATACACcatcaccacaacaacaacaattacaacaaaagCAACAACCATCTTCTTCTACTTTTCCAcaagataatgaaaaacaacaagatgctaatgataataaatcaaaaccattaaataataatagtaataataataataataataatatatttataaatggtCATTATGTTGATAAAACTataccaattaattttaatgttgGTGGTACATTATTTGCAACATCATTACGTACGATTTCATTATATCCAAGATCATTACTTTTCAAGATTGTTGAAttacaaattgaattaatattaaaggaTGAAGTGATTTTCATTGATAGAAGTCCAGTTTATTTTGGGGTAATATTAGATTTCATTAGAAGTGGTACTTATAATGTTACTCCAAATATTAGTACTAAAGGTATCCTTCAAGAATCAGAATTCTTTCGTATGGATCAATTGTCCACATTGATAAGGGACGAACCTGAATTAACAAGAACCGAAGttgtaaatattataaactCTTGTTATGATTTCCCCAGATTTAGAGGAATGTGGTtatgtaaaataaatttctcAGGTTTAGAACTCTCTTGTGCCCTATTCGAATATTCAAATCTTACAGGTTGTCTCTTTAATTCTTCATTCATAACTAAAGCAAATTATCAAGGTTGTAAATTAGATTGTAGTAGTTTTAAATATAGTAAAGCTGATAGTGCAAACTtttcaaaatctttaattacaaattcaaacTTTTCAAATGTCATTGGTTCAGAGATCACTTGTATCGGTGGTAATTTCACAAATTCAAAACTTTCAAATAGTACTCTAAGCTGTAGTGATTTCACTAGTTCAACTTTTAAAGGTGCTCTCAttgatggtgttgatttTACAAATTGTAATCTCACAGATTGTGATTTTCGTGGTTGTGTTTTTAGTTCAACTACAAATTTTAGtggttcaattttaaaaggtTGTTTATTCGATGAAAATTCACTTTCAATAgctacaaataaaaaaagttggaAAAAACCAAAAAGTGTTAgattaagaaataaaatttcaattcctcatgtttaa
- the pigW gene encoding phosphatidylinositol glycan, class W, translated as MDDQYKNDHQNFVSGNDGSTFFETCFILTLMPISVLFQRVVFATFFNNDKFPLPLALRFILEFFFIIVPFISAITFTELTPFLIVGMLITCLVVPMFAQKNVTIYFKNPKETLLNLNSMRKGFLEEYRAFVMAATCICILAVDFQVFPRRLGKTETYGISLMDIGVGSVVLSGALVSRQSRSSLIEKQQKKKREEEEDDNDKINKTSSSSSSSSSALKQQQQQVLSRSSLMWHQVKAQAPLMILGFVRMILTKSINYQEHVSEYGLHWNFFFTLGFVSISLAFLKFNANISAILGVVLICVYQFLLNSFGLTDYILNHPRDNLISMNKEGICSFVGYLAIYLIGTKIGTELFKVRSSLTEWRKFATKLLISSIVFYILWILCEIYIDKTSRRMANLGYVLAILSINLFNFSINILITLITGNHNASVIAKSINRNQLFIFLLGNILTGLINFSMKTIYAPVEQSMIIITSYTFALCLLAFILDYKNINIKFW; from the exons atggatgatcaatataaaaatgatcATCAAAATTTTGTTTCAGGTAATGATGGATCTACCTTTTTTGAAACATGTTTCATTTTAACTTTAATGCCA atatctGTATTATTTCAAAGAGTAGTATTTGCAACATTTTTCAACAATGACAAATTCCCATTACCATTGGCACTCAGATTTatattagaatttttttttattatagtaCCATTTATATCAGCAATCACTTTTACAGAATTAAcaccatttttaattgttggtaTGCTTATTACATGTTTAGTAGTTCCAATGTTTGCACA aaaaaatgttacaatttattttaaaaatccaaaagaaacattattaaatttaaattcaatgagAAAAGGATTTCTTGAAGAATATAGAGCATTTGTAATGGCAGCAacttgtatttgtattttagCAGTTGATTTTCAAGTTTTCCCAAGAAGATTAGGTAAAACTGAAACTTATGGTATCTCATTAATGGATATTGGCGTTGGTTCAGTTGTATTATCAGGTGCTTTAGTTTCAAGACAATCAAGatcatctttaattgaaaaacaacaaaaaaagaaaagagaagaggaagaagacgataatgataaaataaataaaacttcatcatcatcatcatcatcatcatccgctttaaaacaacaacaacaacaagtatTAAGTAGAAGTTCATTAATGTGGCATCAAGTTAAAGCACAAGCACCATTAATGATATTAGGATTTGTTAGAATGATATtaacaaaatcaataaattatcaagaaCATGTTTCAGAGTATGGATTACATtggaatttcttttttacatTAGGTTTTGTTTCAATCTCTTTAGCATTCTTAAAATTTAATGCAAATATTTCAGCGATTTTAGGTGTAGTACTCATTTGTGTATATCAATTCCTATTGAATAGTTTTGGATTAACAGATTATATTCTCAATCATCCAcgtgataatttaatttcaatgaatAAAGAAGGTATTTGTAGTTTTGTTGGTTATTTagcaatttatttaattggtaCTAAAATCGGTacagaattatttaaagttaGATCAAGCTTGACAGAATGGAGAAAATTTGcaactaaattattaatcTCTTCAATTGTTTTCTATATTCTTTGGATTTTATGTGAAATCTATATTGACAAAACTTCAAGAAGAATGGCAAATTTAGGTTATGTATTGGCAATTCtatcaataaatttattcaatttctCAATAAATATACTCATTACATTGATCACTGGTAATCATAATGCATCTGTAATTgcaaaatcaatcaatcgtAATCAACTATTCATCTTTTTGTTAGGTAACATCTTAActggtttaattaatttctcaATGAAAACAATTTATGCACCAGTTGAACAATCAATGATTATCATTACTTCTTATACTTTTGCTTTATGTTTATTAGCttttattttagattataaaaatattaatattaaattttggtaa
- the zntC gene encoding zinc transporter, producing the protein MDIVNDLVSSISSISSEAAEEEAIRDELRNDKGGLIAGIFVLTLTASFVPWFLTKAKITNLVSVVSILTCLSAGVIIGAGFNHILPDAAEEFQSYVEAVAPDNKYGDFPFAHTITIVTMFALICVDKILVSGGLDGEADHNHMDLSQHNHPSPHAAGEIDLNIYTNGDDDDDDVNEDQEEDSTKDDEKEHGHGHGHGHGHNSSNSSSNGHGHGLKKKKKSKKEHGHGHNHDHSSNGHSHKDEKDSEKVNVSSKSKAWVFLVALSLHSIFDGLGLGSETQKDSFYGLLIAVLAHKFLDGLVLGIAIKYAYFSFKFSCIALVFAAAMTPLGIGIGMAISSAYESSTDAYLVKGIILSITCGSFIYISLIELLPSGLCQKGWPKLKLAVAFLGYSVMAILALWV; encoded by the coding sequence ATGGATATAGTAAATGATTTAGtatcatcaatatcatcaatatcatcagAAGCAGCAGAAGAAGAAGCAATAAGAGATGAATTAAGAAATGATAAAGGTGGTTTAATAGCAGGTATTTTCGTATTAACACTAACAGCATCATTTGTGCCATGGTTTTTAACAAAAGCAAAGATTACAAATTTAGTTTCAGttgtttcaattttaacaTGTTTATCAGCAGGTGTTATCATTGGTGCTGGTTTTAATCATATCTTACCAGATGCAGCGGAAGAATTTCAATCATATGTAGAGGCAGTGGCACCAGATAATAAATATGGTGATTTCCCATTCGCTCATACAATTACAATTGTAACAATGTTTGCATTAATTTgtgttgataaaattttagttAGTGGTGGTCTAGATGGTGAAGCCGACCACAATCACATGGACTTAAGTCAACATAACCATCCAAGTCCACATGCTGCtggtgaaattgatttaaatatttatacaaATGGTGACGACGACGACGATGATGTAAATGAAGATCAAGAAGAGGATAGCACaaaagatgatgaaaaagaaCATGGTCATGGTCATGGTCATGGACATGGtcataatagtagtaatagtagtagtaatggtCATGGAcatggtttaaaaaaaaagaaaaaatcaaaaaaagagcaTGGTCATGGTCATAATCATGATCATAGTTCAAATGGACATAGTCATAAGGATGAGAAGGATAGTGAGAAAGTAAATGTTTCAAGTAAAAGTAAAGCATGGGTATTCTTAGTTGCCCTATCACTTCATTCAATATTTGATGGATTAGGATTAGGATCAGAGACACAAAAAGATAGTTTCTATGGTTTATTAATCGCAGTTTTAGCACACAAATTTTTGGATGGATTGGTATTAGGTATTGCAATTAAATATGCTTATTTCTCTTTCAAATTCAGTTGTATTGCATTGGTATTCGCAGCAGCTATGACACCATTaggtattggtattggtatgGCTATATCAAGTGCCTATGAATCAAGTACTGATGCCTATTTAGTTAAAGGTATCATTCTATCAATTACATGTggttcttttatttatatctctctcattgaattattaccatCTGGACTTTGTCAAAAAGGTTggccaaaattaaaattggccGTTGCTTTCCTTGGTTATTCCGTTATGGCAATTCTAGCTCTTtgggtttaa
- the leo1 gene encoding RNA polymerase II complex component has translation MNDFGEEDERQILEGTFVDKSSKQTTNDNENNNNNNNREEENENQDKNVTTKNDEDNNNDANDGDDDDDDLFGDKDLEENDNVNSDNEKNKSKKDKEDQDQEEQQEDQEDEEYSNKKKKKKSKKNKNRHSTEEDETMEDANENLDFATGAGEEEEEEEPELIRDPITLTHIETSNVLPAQKIMKLKLLNILGIQPKPFDPITFEDEEAMNGDEKSKFNVESVIRWRWGLDLNGRPAKESNTRLVTWSDGSSHLYIGNEVLEIKEQPLQNEQFYVYSSQDGFIECEGKIDSRLSIRPTNIKSKVHQRLSENVAKRTVKVSKIKSIHTTLDPEKEKEKREKELLDALREKKKQKDDSYRPNRGRGGKSGSLTASYLENDDDDYDSYRNEKGDDFVVDDDEDEEDDDYKESDDDGSDSSDDDGSESGESESDSDGDNKSKKKENKNSNDNKNNKSRKQDFDDDEDEDEDLIVSTKKVKRRVIDDDDDDED, from the exons ATGAATGATTTTGGAGAAGAGGATGAAAGACAAATTTTAGAAGGTACATTTGTTGATAAATCTTCAAAACAGACTACAAACgacaatgaaaataataataataataataatagagaggaagaaaatgaaaatcaagataaaaatgtaacaacaaaaaatgatgaagataataataatgatgccaatgatggtgatgatgatgatgatgatttatttgGTGATAAAGATCTtgaagaaaatgataatgtaaatagtgataatgaaaaaaataaaagtaaaaaagataaagaagatCAAGATcaagaagaacaacaagaagatCAAGAGGATGAAGaatatagtaataaaaaaaagaaaaaaaagagtaaaaaaaataaaaatcgtCATTCAACAGAAGAGGATGAAACAATGGAAGATGCTAATGAAAACCTTGATTTTGCAACTGGTGCAGGTGAagaggaggaagaagaagaacctGAATTAATTCGTGACCCAATCACATTAACTCATATAGAAACTTCAAATGTTTTACCAGCACAAAAg attatgaaattaaaattattaaatattttaggAATTCAACCAAAACCATTTGATCCAATAAcatttgaagatgaagaagcaATGAATGGTGATGAAAAGAGTAAATTTAATGTTGAATCAGTGATTAGATGGAGATGGGGATTGGATTTAAATGGTAGACCAGCAAAAGAGAGTAATACAAGATTGGTGACATGGTCAGATGGATCATCACATCTATATATTGGTAATGAAGTATTGGAGATAAAGGAACAACCATTACAGAATGAACAATTCTATGTTTACTCATCTCAAGATGGTTTCATAGAGTGTGAGGGTAAAATCGATTCAAGATTAAGTATTAGACCAACCAATATTAAGAGTAAAGTTCATCAACGTCTCTCTGAGAATGTTGCAAAGAGAACTGTAAAAGTCagtaaaatcaaatcaattcaCACTACATTGGATccagagaaagagaaagaaaaacgtgaaaaagaattattggATGCATTGAGAGAGAAAAAGAAGCAAAAGGATGACTCTTATAGACCTAATAGAGGTAGAGGTGGTAAAAGTGGTTCTCTAACCGCCTCTTATCTAGAaaatgatgacgatgattaCGATAGTTATCGTAATGAAAAAGGTGATGATTTCGTTGTCgacgatgatgaagatgaggaAGATGATGATTACAAAgaaagtgatgatgatggttccGATAgttctgatgatgatggttctGAAAGTGGTGAATCTGAAAGTGATTCcgatggtgataataaatcaaagaaaaaagaaaataaaaatagtaatgacaataaaaataataaatcccGTAAACAagattttgatgatgatgaagatgaagatgaagatttaATTGTATCAACAAAGAAAGTTAAAAGAAGAgttattgatgatgatgatgatgatgaagattaa
- the adk gene encoding ATP:adenosine 5'-phosphotransferase has translation MSNIKILCAGNPLLDLSTHVEMAILDKYELKLGNAILAEDKHLPLYGEIKSGKVEYIPGGAAQNTSRVCQWMLKDKQTVCYTGCVGTDENATILKTATESNGVVTKYQVDSSAPTGACAVLINHKERSMVTNLGAANNFKIAHFQTEEMKAIVNSAQFFYLVGYFLTVSPDSAVHLGKHAAENDKPFLYGLAAPFLIDFFFDKVSELLPYVDIVFANESEAATLGRKMNWGEDLTVIAEKLAAWEKVNTKRTRTVVFTQGPDATLVFQNGVLTKYNPIKVATEDILDLNAAGDSFCGGFLAAYSNGQEIAKCVEAGHYASWEIIRQNGATVPASEPKIQF, from the exons ATGTCAAACATTAAAATTCTTTGCGCTGGTAACCCATTACTCGACCTTTCAACACATGTCGAAATGGCCATCTTAGATAAATATGAATTAAAGCTTGGTAATGCTATCTTAGCTGAAGACAAACATTTACCACT ttatggtgaaattaaaagtGGTAAAGTTGAATATATTCCAGGTGGTGCTGCACAAAATACATCACGTGTTTGTCAATGGATGTTAAAAGATAAACAAACCGTTTGTTACACTGGTTGTGTTGGTACTGATGAAAATGCCACCATTTTAAAGACTGCCACCGAATCCAATGGTGTTGTCACTAAATACCAAGTTGACAGCTCAGCTCCAACTGGTGCATGTGCAGTTTTAATTAACCACAAAGAAAGATCAATGGTTACCAATTTAGGTGCTgccaacaatttcaaaatcgcTCACTTCCAAACTGAAGAAATGAAAGCAATTGTCAACTCTGCtcaattcttttatttagttGGTTACTTTTTAACCGTTTCACCAGACTCTGCTGTTCACTTGGGTAAACACGCCGctgaaaatgataaaccaTTCCTCTACGGTTTAGCCGCTCCATTCTTAATTGATTTCTTCTTTGATAAAGTTTCTGAACTCCTCCCATACGTTGATATCGTTTTTGCCAATGAAAGTGAAGCCGCCACTCTTGGTCGTAAAATGAACTGGGGTGAAGATTTAACCGTCATCGCTGAAAAATTAGCCGCTTGGGAAAAAGTTAACACCAAACGTACTCGTACCGTCGTTTTCACCCAAGGTCCAGATGCCACTCTTGTCTTCCAAAATGGTGTTTTAACAAAATACAACCCAATCAAAGTTGCCACTGAAGATATCCTCGATTTAAACGCTGCTGGTGATTCATTCTGTGGTGGTTTCCTTGCCGCTTACTCCAATGGTCAAGAAATCGCCAAATGTGTCGAAGCTGGTCACTATGCCTCTTGGGAAATTATTAGACAAAATGGTGCCACCGTCCCAGCCAGTGAACCAAAAATCCAattctaa
- the asns gene encoding asparagine synthetase, translating to MCGILAILNSLEEASKLRKKALSLSSRLRHRGPDWNGIYQSSDSILTHERLAIVGLENGAQPLLNEDETIALTVNGEIYNHEKLREDLVATGKHTFKTHSDCEPILHLYEDKGDDFVHMLDGDFAFVVYNKKANSFLAARDPIGVVPLYIGWHKDGSIWFSSEMKAIKDDCYKFQPFPPGHYFSSKTKEFVRYYKPNWIMGDSPSGVLKSEEQVLPAIKEAFEQAVVSRMMSDVPYGVLLSGGLDSSLVASIVSRHAEQRVEDHEKSRAWWPRIHSFCIGLKDAPDLKAARDVADYLQTVHHEYHFTVQEGIDALPDVIKHLETYDVTTIRASTPMYFLSRKIKAMGVKMVLSGEGSDEIFGGYLYFHNAPDANEFHVECCRRIKALHSFDCLRANKSTAAWGVEVRVPFLDQRFLDVAMNIDPSHKVCHDDQGKKRMEKYILRKAFETKEGEKPYLPSSVLWRQKEQFSDGVGYSWIDGLKENAENEVSDEEFAKRESYFPDDTPTTKEAFLYRKMFEAIYPGKECMETVQRWIPTWGASQDPSGRAQKVHLSTTE from the exons atgtgTGGTATTTTAGCAATTTTAAACTCATTAGAGGAAGCTAGCAAATTAAGAAAGAAGGCtctttcattatcatcaagaTTAAGACATAGAGGTCCAGATTGGAACGGTATTTATCAATCATCCGATTCAATTCTCACCCATGAACGTTTAGCTATTGTCGGTTTAGAGAACGGTGCTCAACCATTATTGAATGAAGATGAAACTATTGCCCTCACTGTAAATGGTGAAATTTATAACCACGAGAAATTAAGAGAAGACTTGGTTGCCACTGGTAAACATACCTTTAAAACCCATAGTGATTGTGAACCAATTTTACATCTCTATGAAGATAAAGGTGATGATTTCGTTCATATGTTAGATGGTGATTTTGCATTTGTTGTCTATAACAAAAAagcaaattcatttttagcTGCTCGTGATCCAATTGGTGTTG tacCATTATATATTGGATGGCATAAAGATGGTTCAATTTGGTTTTCATCAGAAATGAAAGCAATTAAAGATGATTGTTATAAATTCCAACCATTCCCACCAGGTCACTATTTTTCAAGTAAAACTAAAGAGTTTGTAAGATATTATAAACCAAACTGGATTATGGGTGATTCACCAAGTGGAGTTTTAAAGAGTGAAGAACAAGTATTACCAGCAATTAAAGAAGCATTTGAACAAGCAGTTGTATCACGTATGATGAGTGATGTACCATATGGTGTCTTATTATCAGGTGGTTTAGATTCATCATTGGTTGCAAGTATCGTTAGTAGACATGCAGAACAAAGAGTTGAAGATCATGAAAAATCAAGAGCATGGTGGCCAAGAATTCATTCATTCTGTATTGGTTTAAAGGATGCCCCAGATCTTAAAGCTGCACGTGATGTTGCCGATTACCTTCAAACAGTTCATCATGAATATCATTTCACAGTTCAAGAAGGTATTGATGCATTACCAGACGTTATTAAACATTTGGAAACCTATGATGTCACCACCATTAGAGCTTCCACTCCAATGTATTTCCTCTCTAGAAAAATTAAAGCTATGGGTGTTAAAATGGTTTTATCCGGTGAAGGTTCTGATGAAATCTTTGGTGGTTACCTCTATTTCCACAATGCTCCAGATGCCAATGAATTCCATGTTGAATGTTGTCGTCGTATCAAAGCTCTCCACAGTTTTGATTGTCTTCGTGCTAATAAATCCACCGCTGCTTGGGGTGTTGAAGTTCGTGTACCATTCCTTGATCAACGTTTCCTTGATGTCGCCATGAACATTGACCCATCTCACAAAGTTTGTCATGATGATCAAGGTAAAAAGAGAATGGAGAAATATATCCTCAGAAAAGCTTTTGAAACTAAAGAAGGCGAAAAACCATACCTTCCATCATCTGTCCTTTGGAGACAAAAAGAACAATTCTCTGATGGTGTCGGTTATAGTTGGATTGATGGCTTAAAGGAAAATGCCGAGAATGAAGTTTCCGATGAAGAGTTTGCTAAACGTGAATCTTACTTCCCAGATGATACTCCAACCACCAAAGAAGCTTTCCTCTACAGAAAAATGTTTGAAGCCATCTATCCAGGTAAAGAATGTATGGAAACCGTTCAACGTTGGATTCCAACTTGGGGTGCCTCACAAGATCCATCAGGTAGAGCTCAAAAAGTTCATTTAAGTACAACtgagtaa